Proteins encoded together in one Riemerella anatipestifer window:
- a CDS encoding imelysin family protein: protein MNYFKLFFSALFCLVLFSCGGNDSPTENAKVDDGFDRKEMLRHWADNFIIPYTEKFKDEATNLDTKIKAFAQEPNQTHLTEVREALNKTYEAYQYIGFYRLGKAEEVSMNFLYRVNTYPTNTERIKQNAKDHNYNFRQLSEIQGGKIAQGLPAIDYLVNGLEPEDNAILMEYTSGQEAAAYKAYLSALSAEILKSATEVLADWKGGYRNKFVENTDSNASGSISLMVNAYVQYYEKNLRAAKIGYPSGVLTPMFLAQSEAPKPHLIESQFAPQYSRAYALLGTKAMLEFFQGKGINGKSGKSLQHYIDYMATKNAHHKTLSQDIVRQFEEAIKNIEALNPNLKIQITQDLAQMKNAYFSLQQNVSKLKVDMAQSLNITISYMDTDGD, encoded by the coding sequence ATGAATTATTTTAAACTATTTTTTTCAGCACTCTTTTGTTTGGTATTGTTTTCTTGTGGCGGTAACGATTCCCCTACGGAAAACGCAAAGGTGGACGATGGATTTGACCGAAAAGAAATGCTCAGGCATTGGGCAGATAACTTTATCATTCCCTATACGGAAAAGTTTAAAGATGAGGCGACCAATTTGGATACAAAGATTAAAGCATTTGCACAAGAGCCCAATCAGACTCATCTAACTGAGGTGAGAGAAGCACTTAATAAGACTTACGAAGCCTACCAGTATATTGGTTTTTATCGTTTGGGTAAGGCGGAAGAAGTTTCTATGAATTTTCTGTATAGGGTGAATACCTACCCTACCAATACGGAACGGATAAAACAAAATGCGAAAGACCACAACTATAATTTCCGTCAACTTTCGGAAATTCAGGGGGGTAAAATAGCCCAAGGGCTTCCTGCGATAGATTATTTGGTGAATGGCTTGGAGCCCGAAGATAACGCTATTTTAATGGAATACACTTCGGGGCAAGAGGCAGCGGCTTATAAGGCTTATTTATCGGCGTTGTCTGCGGAAATTTTAAAATCGGCTACCGAAGTTTTAGCAGATTGGAAGGGCGGTTACCGAAACAAATTTGTAGAAAATACGGATAGCAACGCTTCTGGAAGCATCAGTCTAATGGTAAATGCCTATGTGCAGTATTACGAGAAAAATCTTCGTGCAGCTAAGATAGGCTATCCGTCTGGTGTTTTAACGCCGATGTTCCTGGCACAAAGCGAAGCTCCTAAACCTCATTTGATAGAAAGCCAGTTTGCTCCCCAGTACAGTAGAGCGTACGCTCTCTTGGGAACGAAAGCAATGCTGGAATTTTTTCAAGGCAAAGGGATTAACGGTAAAAGTGGCAAGTCGCTACAACATTATATAGACTATATGGCGACCAAGAATGCTCATCACAAGACTTTATCACAAGACATTGTCCGCCAGTTTGAGGAAGCCATAAAAAATATAGAAGCTCTTAATCCCAATCTTAAAATCCAAATAACCCAAGATTTGGCTCAAATGAAAAATGCCTATTTCAGTCTTCAGCAGAATGTTTCTAAACTGAAAGTGGATATGGCACAATCGCTCAATATCACCATTTCTTATATGGATACCGATGGAGATTAA
- a CDS encoding HTTM domain-containing protein → MEIKDWKYQYFKKPVSSAVLGTYRLFFGLLMLVSIARFFLYGWIERLYIEPRFFFSYYGFQWVKPLGNYTYALFLFAGLMAFLVMVGRYYRMAIVGFFLSFTYIELMDKTNYLNHYYFISILSFLLIFLPMNVAFSADAEANPEKKREFVPVWTINAIKFLVGLVYFYAGVCKLNSDWLLEAMPLKLWLASKFHLPLIGGLMDKTITAYLFSWAGALYDLSIPFLLLYRKTRGWAFGSVVVFHTLTWWLFPIGIFPFVMMFGATIYFSSEWHQKFWYRLYSCFKWDFKAYFNGKVYQYAPYFKKPICGILVLFFTVQVLLPWRYLLYPGELFWTEEGFRFSWRVMLMEKGGYAEFKVYNPKTKEYYRVENSDFLTPTQEKQMAFQPDFILEYAHFLKDYFEREKGVKNAKVYAEVYVALNGRRSQLYINPNVDLTNEEESFLPKKWLLPFNDVIKGL, encoded by the coding sequence ATGGAGATTAAAGACTGGAAATATCAGTATTTTAAAAAGCCTGTAAGTTCTGCCGTTTTGGGGACTTATAGGCTGTTTTTCGGATTGCTAATGCTGGTAAGCATCGCTCGGTTTTTTCTGTACGGTTGGATAGAGCGTCTGTATATAGAACCTCGTTTTTTCTTTAGTTATTACGGTTTTCAGTGGGTAAAACCTCTGGGGAATTATACCTACGCTTTATTTTTGTTTGCGGGGCTAATGGCTTTTTTAGTAATGGTGGGGCGGTATTACCGAATGGCAATCGTTGGTTTTTTCCTTTCGTTTACTTACATCGAACTTATGGATAAGACTAATTATCTTAACCATTATTACTTTATCAGTATTTTGAGCTTTTTGTTGATATTTTTACCGATGAACGTGGCTTTCTCTGCCGATGCGGAAGCCAATCCCGAAAAGAAAAGAGAGTTTGTTCCAGTATGGACGATTAACGCCATTAAGTTTCTGGTAGGCTTGGTTTATTTCTATGCAGGTGTGTGTAAGCTCAATTCCGATTGGCTATTGGAAGCAATGCCGCTCAAGTTATGGTTGGCTTCAAAGTTTCATCTTCCGCTGATAGGTGGTTTGATGGATAAAACTATAACCGCCTATTTGTTCAGTTGGGCAGGAGCATTGTACGATTTGAGTATCCCTTTTTTACTATTATATCGTAAAACCAGAGGCTGGGCATTTGGGAGTGTGGTGGTTTTTCATACGCTCACTTGGTGGTTGTTTCCTATTGGTATTTTTCCTTTTGTGATGATGTTTGGAGCTACGATTTACTTTTCTTCCGAATGGCATCAGAAGTTTTGGTACAGGCTGTACTCTTGTTTCAAATGGGATTTTAAGGCTTACTTTAATGGCAAGGTTTACCAATATGCGCCGTATTTCAAGAAACCTATCTGTGGAATTTTGGTTTTATTTTTTACCGTTCAAGTGTTACTGCCTTGGCGGTATTTGCTTTATCCGGGGGAATTATTCTGGACGGAGGAGGGCTTTAGATTTTCTTGGCGGGTGATGCTGATGGAAAAAGGCGGTTATGCAGAGTTTAAAGTCTATAATCCTAAAACTAAGGAATATTACCGAGTGGAAAATTCGGATTTTCTCACCCCTACACAAGAAAAACAGATGGCATTTCAACCTGATTTTATTTTAGAATACGCCCACTTTTTAAAGGATTATTTTGAAAGGGAAAAAGGAGTAAAAAACGCCAAGGTCTATGCCGAGGTGTATGTGGCTCTCAATGGTAGGAGAAGCCAGTTGTATATTAACCCTAATGTAGATTTAACTAATGAAGAAGAATCATTTTTACCAAAGAAATGGCTATTACCTTTCAACGATGTTATTAAAGGCTTGTAA
- a CDS encoding TonB-dependent receptor family protein: MLLKACNIALLTAPLFLNAQHKERIKDIQEVELVKRKLEAFESRKLREVEGTSIFAAKKTEVVLMDLKLANKALNNPRQVFSQVSGVNVFDSNDGGLQLNIGGRGLNPNRSANFNTRQNGYDISADVLGYPESYYTPPAEALEEIQVVRGAASLQYGTQFGGLLNFKLKTPTKTQPLELISRNTYASFNTYTSFNALSGTVGKWSYYTFFNYKQGDGFQENSEYNARNFYVHLNYEITPQTSISTEFTRFNYLAHQPGGLTDFQFYQNPYQSNRARNWFKVDWNLWNVSLKHQFTPRAKLSLSGFGLGASRYSLGYRPSRVADVDYEGATRDLITGDFKNWGVEARFLQQYGNKNHTFLVGGKYYKAQNSGKQGPGSAFSGADFNFDQTNKNYFFQSDYSYPNRNIAVFSENIFKLGASWSVVPGVRWEFIDTGADGAYQRVIEDNAGNVIYNKRFEEQEKRQRNFALFGLGVSYKPTKAFEFYTNLSQNYRSVTFSDIRVENNSQVIDPNIKDETGYTGDLGIRGNWKNTLSYDINMFGLWYNNRIDNVFRKREGLFSDVAKVRTNVGAAFIAGLESLVDVNINQLLLGNLQHWKWNLFFNTALTHSQYVKSEIPGIKGNRVEYVPKVNLKSGLNFGYRNFLGSLLFTYMSEQFTTATNEPTDKTDHLWGIRGSIPAYKLLDASFSYCITPNLRLETGVNNVLNEVYFTRRATGYPGPGIIPSAPRQYYFTLEMKL, translated from the coding sequence ATGTTATTAAAGGCTTGTAACATTGCATTGCTTACCGCACCATTATTTTTGAATGCTCAACACAAAGAAAGAATCAAGGATATACAGGAGGTAGAACTGGTTAAAAGAAAGTTGGAAGCCTTTGAATCCAGAAAATTGAGGGAAGTGGAAGGCACCAGCATCTTTGCCGCTAAAAAAACGGAAGTGGTGCTAATGGATTTAAAGTTGGCTAATAAAGCCCTTAATAATCCCAGACAGGTCTTTTCCCAAGTATCGGGCGTTAATGTTTTTGATAGTAACGACGGGGGGCTTCAGCTCAACATAGGAGGGCGAGGGCTTAACCCTAACCGTTCTGCTAACTTTAACACCAGACAGAATGGGTACGATATTAGTGCCGATGTATTAGGTTATCCAGAGAGTTATTATACACCGCCTGCAGAGGCATTGGAGGAGATTCAGGTGGTGAGAGGAGCGGCTTCGTTGCAATACGGGACACAGTTCGGAGGGTTGCTTAATTTTAAACTAAAAACGCCAACTAAAACACAACCGTTGGAGCTTATCAGCAGGAATACTTATGCAAGTTTTAATACTTATACGAGTTTCAATGCTTTGAGCGGAACGGTGGGCAAGTGGTCTTATTATACCTTTTTTAATTATAAGCAAGGGGACGGATTTCAAGAAAATTCGGAATATAATGCCAGAAACTTTTATGTTCATTTAAACTATGAGATAACGCCTCAAACAAGTATCAGTACGGAGTTTACCCGTTTTAATTATTTGGCACATCAACCTGGGGGGCTTACCGATTTTCAGTTCTACCAAAATCCTTATCAAAGCAACCGAGCAAGAAATTGGTTTAAAGTGGACTGGAACCTTTGGAATGTGTCATTAAAGCATCAGTTTACCCCTCGGGCCAAATTAAGTTTAAGTGGGTTTGGCTTGGGAGCGTCCCGTTATTCTTTAGGGTATCGTCCGTCCAGAGTTGCAGATGTGGATTATGAAGGGGCTACACGGGATTTGATTACAGGAGATTTTAAGAATTGGGGAGTAGAAGCAAGGTTCCTGCAACAATATGGGAATAAAAACCATACTTTTTTGGTAGGAGGTAAATATTATAAAGCTCAAAACTCGGGGAAGCAAGGACCGGGAAGTGCTTTTTCTGGGGCAGATTTTAACTTTGACCAGACTAATAAAAACTATTTCTTTCAGTCGGATTATAGCTATCCTAACCGAAATATAGCGGTGTTTTCAGAGAATATATTTAAGTTGGGAGCTTCTTGGTCGGTAGTTCCTGGTGTGCGTTGGGAGTTTATAGATACTGGTGCAGATGGGGCGTACCAAAGGGTGATAGAAGATAATGCAGGAAATGTAATCTATAACAAACGCTTTGAAGAACAAGAGAAACGCCAAAGGAATTTCGCACTATTTGGGTTGGGTGTTTCTTATAAGCCTACCAAAGCGTTTGAATTTTACACTAACTTGTCCCAAAATTACCGCTCTGTAACCTTTAGTGATATTAGAGTAGAAAATAATTCCCAAGTGATAGACCCCAACATTAAGGACGAAACAGGCTATACGGGAGATTTGGGGATAAGAGGGAATTGGAAAAATACACTGTCTTACGACATCAATATGTTTGGATTGTGGTATAATAACAGAATAGATAATGTTTTTAGAAAAAGGGAAGGCTTGTTCTCCGATGTAGCAAAGGTACGAACTAATGTAGGAGCGGCATTTATTGCGGGGTTAGAATCGTTGGTAGACGTAAATATCAACCAACTTCTTTTAGGGAATTTGCAACATTGGAAATGGAATTTGTTTTTTAATACAGCACTCACGCATTCTCAATATGTAAAGTCTGAGATACCTGGGATTAAGGGCAACCGTGTGGAATATGTACCCAAAGTCAATTTAAAATCGGGGCTTAACTTTGGGTACCGTAACTTTTTGGGAAGCCTTTTGTTTACCTATATGTCGGAGCAATTTACCACGGCAACTAATGAACCTACGGATAAAACAGATCATCTGTGGGGGATACGAGGGAGCATACCGGCTTATAAGCTATTAGATGCCTCTTTTTCGTACTGCATCACGCCTAATCTCCGATTGGAAACAGGTGTGAATAATGTACTGAATGAAGTCTATTTTACCCGAAGAGCCACAGGGTATCCAGGGCCAGGGATTATTCCTTCCGCTCCTCGCCAATATTATTTCACTTTGGAAATGAAGCTGTAG
- a CDS encoding leucine-rich repeat domain-containing protein yields the protein MKKLLLSGLVLSHMVVLSQNVNIPDSEFKQALIKHYPKIDTNGDGEISVTEAEALTDRLDLSDKKINNLTGLEAFKNVEEIQLYYNTGSLTEIDFSGNKALKRVYLEGSNISSINISQNTELEDLNSYYNNLTSLDVSQNTKLKILNFGDNQISNIDLSKNPELITLDGYNNQLTSLNIDNNTKLTSLSCYGNSLTNISIDKNPKLVSVDLSNNKIETLDASKNPDLVNLSLASNNLNSLNIAFGSYANFSGLDITNNPNLTCVKITEGEKVSSTWQQDSGVTYNTDCGTMSTSNLSSSSDDVTLYPNPVKDILYITSKKTVSEINLYDASGTLILSNTHGKTIDLNHLKKGVYLLSIKVDGKMITKKIIKQ from the coding sequence ATGAAAAAATTATTACTTAGTGGATTAGTACTATCGCATATGGTAGTTCTATCTCAAAATGTGAACATTCCTGATTCGGAATTCAAGCAAGCTCTCATTAAGCATTACCCCAAAATTGACACAAATGGCGATGGGGAAATTAGCGTAACAGAGGCAGAAGCCCTAACTGATAGATTGGATTTATCAGATAAAAAAATCAACAATCTTACGGGATTAGAAGCCTTCAAAAATGTGGAAGAAATACAATTATACTACAATACAGGGAGCCTTACAGAAATAGACTTCAGTGGAAACAAAGCTCTAAAGAGAGTTTACTTAGAAGGGTCTAATATTTCTTCCATAAATATTAGTCAAAATACAGAATTGGAGGATTTAAACAGCTACTATAACAATCTAACTTCCTTAGACGTAAGCCAAAACACAAAGCTAAAGATTTTAAATTTTGGCGACAACCAAATCAGTAATATAGACCTAAGCAAAAACCCAGAACTTATTACCTTAGATGGCTATAACAACCAACTAACTTCGCTAAACATAGATAACAATACAAAACTTACCAGCCTATCTTGCTACGGGAACAGCCTTACCAATATCAGCATTGATAAGAACCCCAAACTTGTAAGTGTAGATTTAAGCAATAATAAAATAGAAACTTTAGACGCCAGTAAAAATCCAGATTTGGTCAATTTATCTCTGGCAAGCAATAACCTCAATAGTCTAAACATTGCATTCGGAAGTTATGCTAATTTTTCGGGATTAGATATTACCAATAACCCTAACTTAACTTGTGTAAAAATTACCGAAGGCGAAAAAGTAAGTTCTACGTGGCAACAAGATAGTGGTGTAACCTATAATACAGATTGCGGTACTATGTCCACCTCCAACTTATCTTCTTCAAGCGATGATGTAACGCTTTATCCTAACCCTGTAAAAGATATTCTATACATTACTTCCAAGAAAACAGTTTCCGAAATAAACCTTTACGACGCTTCCGGAACGCTTATTTTATCCAATACCCACGGCAAAACTATTGACTTAAATCACCTAAAAAAAGGAGTTTACCTCCTATCAATAAAAGTGGACGGAAAGATGATAACCAAAAAAATCATAAAACAATAA
- a CDS encoding PepSY domain-containing protein: protein MIQKDKRKKQATLLRNFRKIHRITGALLFVFFFFISVSGLLLGWKKHSGGFILSKSYKGTSTELKDWLPLDSLHRNACKILHDSISPDLSLELDRIDVRKDKGMVKFVFSHHFWGVQLDGSTGKLLHIERRRSDYLEKIHDGSIIDFYLGTDGSPFKLIYTTVMGIALLIFTITGFWLWYGPKRMRKTARQ from the coding sequence ATGATACAGAAAGACAAAAGAAAGAAACAAGCTACGCTACTTAGGAATTTTAGAAAAATACATAGGATAACAGGAGCTTTACTATTTGTATTTTTCTTTTTTATATCCGTTTCGGGGCTTCTGTTGGGTTGGAAAAAGCATAGTGGTGGGTTTATTCTGTCTAAATCCTACAAAGGTACTTCCACCGAACTCAAAGACTGGCTTCCGTTGGACAGTCTGCACCGTAATGCTTGTAAAATATTGCACGATTCTATTTCGCCAGACTTATCTCTTGAGTTGGATAGGATAGATGTTCGCAAGGATAAGGGTATGGTAAAGTTTGTATTCAGTCATCATTTTTGGGGCGTTCAGCTTGATGGTTCTACGGGAAAGCTATTGCATATTGAACGGAGGCGGTCGGATTATCTTGAAAAAATCCACGATGGCTCCATTATCGACTTTTATTTGGGAACCGATGGCAGTCCGTTTAAACTGATATACACCACCGTCATGGGGATTGCTCTTTTGATATTTACGATTACAGGCTTTTGGCTTTGGTATGGTCCTAAAAGAATGAGAAAGACTGCCAGACAATAA